The following are encoded in a window of Artemia franciscana chromosome 19, ASM3288406v1, whole genome shotgun sequence genomic DNA:
- the LOC136039607 gene encoding uncharacterized protein LOC136039607, giving the protein MKSVLLFLISCAAFSSCAPVTPHLPIETSRHARGIKDSLFKKDKETKKELQALSHVPWGMYPLWKVHKYKGISIRPVPIGEVGVPVPAPMPSYQPQSSAGYSSPVAYDTLQSYKDHSPAAYQQPKNYQPQAGYGLVGYGEAQTKPIQHPSYRAPTQTPAAVPQMVNTYPNPAQLVYQSIPQQQHLYSQAQPIGQQATYGAANQNPSQQSYAPVQQLPQPSTSDSALQQAALLQKQHADALRTQQAAALRQQAAIAQQGQSGQQVHGQNTRPVISQQQAALDQQEQMMALQHQAALAQQQALLAQQQATAVQQGDAAQQDIAGKHGYAQTTNQRPIEQPQFVQQDQLRPSLLAQQQDAMAQRGEAGQQGYVQITNPRPIQQPNFFQQDQLQGQQAPLREPATVAPPFSELPEDFPRELDFTVPSGSIAPADHGSLPLEGEEEEEEDQWSPFEHNSGEDHTNWQEEPRNTRAWNK; this is encoded by the exons ATGAAATCG GTACTATTATTCCTTATATCCTGTGCTGCATTTTCTTCATGTGCACCAGTAACACCTCACCTTCCTATTGAAACCTCAAGGCATGCAAGGGGAATCAAGGACAGTCTATTCAAAAAGgataaagaaaccaaaaaagaacTTCAAGCTTTGAGCCATGTACCATGGGGTATGTACCCACTATGGAAAGTACACAAATACAAAGGAATATCCATAAGACCTGTGCCGATTGGTGAGGTAGGTGTACCTGTACCTGCTCCCATGCCTTCTTACCAGCCCCAGAGTAGTGCTGGATATTCTTCTCCAGTTGCATATGATACACTGCAGTCGTACAAAGATCATTCCCCTGCTGCATATCAACAGCCTAAAAATTATCAGCCACAAGCTGGATACGGGTTAGTGGGGTATGGAGAAGCACAAACTAAACCAATTCAACACCCTAGCTACAGAGCACCTACACAGACACCAGCTGCAGTTCCTCAGATGGTAAATACATACCCAAATCCTGCCCAACTTGTGTATCAATCAATTCCTCAACAACAGCATTTGTATTCTCAGGCACAGCCTATCGGACAACAAGCAACATATGGTGCTGCAAACCAAAATCCATCTCAGCAGTCTTATGCCCCAGTTCAGCAACTTCCACAGCCATCCACTAGCGATTCAGCATTACAACAAGCAGCACTACTACAGAAACAGCATGCAGATGCACTGCGAACACAGCAAGCTGCAGCTTTACGGCAGCAGGCTGCAATAGCCCAGCAAGGTCAAAGTGGACAACAAGTCCATGGACAAAATACGCGACCAGTCATATCCCAGCAGCAGGCTGCACTGGATCAACAAGAACAGATGATGGctttgcagcaccaagctgccctTGCTCAACAGCAAGCTTTATTAGCTCAGCAACAAGCTACAGCGGTCCAGCAGGGTGATGCAGCACAACAGGACATAGCAGGAAAGCATGGATACGCTCAAACTACTAATCAAAGACCTATTGAACAGCCACAATTTGTTCAACAAGACCAACTAAGACCATCTTTATTGGCTCAGCAACAAGATGCAATGGCTCAGCGGGGTGAAGCAGGACAACAGGGATATGTTCAAATTACTAATCCAAGACCTATTCAACagccaaatttttttcaacaagacCAACTACAAGGTCAGCAAGCACCACTTCGAGAACCAGCAACAGTAGCACCACCTTTCTCCGAATTACCCGAAGACTTTCCAAGAGAATTAGATTTCACAGTCCCGTCTGGATCTATCGCACCAGCTGATCATGGCTCTTTGCCACTAGAGggtgaagaagaagaagaagaagatcaaTGGTCACCGTTTGAACATAATAGTGGAGAAGATCATACTAATTGGCAAGAAGAACCTAGAAACACGAGAGCCTGGAATAAATAA